One region of Candidatus Moraniibacteriota bacterium genomic DNA includes:
- a CDS encoding glycosyltransferase family 1 protein yields the protein MFYALCFMLIGIDASRAFIKNRTGIEEYSYQVIRNLVPLLKDDQVVLYVRKNQKSKIKNQNVNVKIKIIKFPFLWTQLGLSLEMLFHPVDVLFIPAHTVPIIHSKNTIVTIHGLEYEFFPRAYSFWERLYMRWSIRNSCRWAKKIIAVSNNTKKDLMRLYKVPEEKIEVIYEGYEDCHSGLDPESSLKNLDATLDSRFHGNDKYLLFIGRLEERKNIVGIIRAFEILKKQHKIPHKLILAGKFGYGEDKIKNYISKSSYKSEIITPGYISEEEKWELLKNSDVFLFPTFYEGFGLPILEAQSAGVPVVAGNNSSILEITTVSASPQMRGGNEGGELKKTYDQPLTLNPSPHLGRGGVESTLLVNPHNPEKIAEAAYKLISNKALRDDIIQRGYENVKRFGWGKCADQIAKLLTK from the coding sequence ATGTTTTATGCTTTATGCTTCATGTTGATTGGCATTGATGCTTCCCGGGCTTTTATTAAAAACCGCACGGGAATTGAGGAATATTCTTATCAAGTAATCAGAAACCTGGTCCCGCTACTTAAAGATGATCAGGTTGTTTTATATGTGAGAAAAAATCAAAAATCAAAAATCAAAAATCAAAATGTCAATGTAAAAATTAAAATTATTAAATTTCCCTTTTTATGGACTCAATTAGGTTTGTCGCTGGAAATGCTGTTTCACCCCGTTGACGTATTGTTTATCCCGGCGCATACGGTACCGATAATCCATTCCAAAAATACAATCGTGACAATCCACGGACTGGAATATGAATTTTTCCCGCGGGCTTATTCTTTTTGGGAAAGATTATATATGCGCTGGTCGATAAGAAATTCGTGCCGGTGGGCAAAAAAAATAATCGCGGTTTCAAATAATACTAAAAAAGATTTAATGAGATTGTATAAGGTGCCGGAAGAGAAGATTGAAGTTATTTATGAAGGCTATGAGGATTGTCATTCCGGGCTTGACCCGGAATCTAGTCTAAAAAACTTAGATGCTACACTGGATTCCCGTTTTCACGGGAATGACAAATATTTATTATTCATCGGCCGATTAGAAGAACGCAAAAATATAGTTGGTATTATTAGGGCCTTTGAGATATTAAAAAAGCAACATAAAATTCCGCACAAATTAATACTCGCCGGAAAATTCGGTTATGGTGAAGATAAAATAAAAAATTATATTTCCAAATCGTCTTATAAGTCCGAGATAATTACGCCTGGATATATTAGCGAAGAAGAAAAATGGGAACTTTTAAAAAATTCCGACGTATTTTTATTCCCGACTTTTTATGAAGGTTTTGGCCTGCCGATTCTTGAAGCCCAAAGCGCGGGAGTGCCGGTGGTGGCGGGTAATAATTCGTCAATACTGGAGATCACTACAGTATCTGCCTCCCCTCAGATGAGGGGAGGAAATGAAGGAGGGGAGTTGAAAAAAACATATGATCAGCCCCTCACTCTTAATCCCTCTCCCCATTTGGGGCGAGGGGGAGTAGAGTCCACACTTTTAGTGAATCCTCATAACCCCGAAAAAATTGCCGAAGCAGCCTATAAGCTTATTTCTAACAAGGCCTTGAGAGATGATATAATACAAAGAGGCTATGAGAATGTGAAGAGGTTTGGGTGGGGAAAGTGCGCTGATCAAATTGCTAAATTATTAACAAAATAA
- a CDS encoding glycosyltransferase, whose translation MQKSQARKDASHPWAKELKVALIHDFLLYPGGAERVLEVLAEMFPEAPIYTLLYDPEKMRGKFSGKDIRVSYLQKFPKFLRKRYQWLLPLFLVVPETFDLRDFDLVISSSGAWSKGIVTKLNTIHIAYIHSPMRFVWDYNERYLKEQGQKKICLLKRFILSYARLWDRLAADRPDYLIANSKYTQERIKKYYRRESTVIYPPAYIDVVARSEAARQSRSNKDSVITPGSLDFARDEEKFFLVVSRLSPYKKVDVAVEAFNKLELPLVVIGEGKQEKYLKLIARGNIQILGWQNDETVERYYSGARAFIFPAEDDFGITMVEAMSHGIPVIAYGKGGAIEIVQEAVTGEFFHAQTPEVLADGVRRFMEKEKKYDKEKIRKKAEEFSKEKFKKEFREFVNHITYNV comes from the coding sequence ATGCAAAAAAGTCAAGCCCGTAAAGATGCTTCGCATCCATGGGCCAAGGAATTAAAAGTAGCTCTTATTCACGATTTTCTCCTTTACCCTGGCGGGGCGGAGAGGGTTTTGGAAGTGCTCGCGGAGATGTTTCCGGAAGCGCCTATTTATACGTTACTTTATGATCCGGAAAAAATGAGGGGGAAGTTTTCCGGTAAGGACATTCGCGTTTCATATCTCCAGAAATTTCCTAAGTTTTTACGCAAACGCTACCAGTGGCTTCTGCCGCTTTTCCTGGTTGTTCCGGAAACGTTCGATCTTCGCGATTTTGATCTGGTAATATCGTCTTCCGGCGCCTGGTCAAAAGGAATTGTTACCAAGCTCAATACCATTCATATCGCCTACATTCACTCGCCGATGCGCTTTGTGTGGGACTATAACGAGCGGTACCTAAAAGAACAAGGACAAAAGAAAATCTGCTTATTAAAAAGGTTTATTTTAAGCTACGCCCGCCTCTGGGATCGCCTGGCAGCCGACCGGCCGGATTATTTGATCGCTAATTCGAAGTACACACAGGAAAGGATAAAAAAATATTACCGGCGTGAAAGCACGGTTATTTACCCGCCGGCATATATTGATGTCGTTGCGAGAAGCGAAGCGGCGCGGCAATCTCGTTCAAATAAGGATAGTGTTATTACTCCGGGGTCCCTCGATTTTGCTCGGGACGAAGAGAAATTCTTTCTCGTCGTTTCCCGTCTCTCTCCCTACAAAAAAGTTGACGTTGCGGTCGAGGCCTTCAATAAACTAGAACTGCCTTTAGTTGTTATTGGAGAAGGGAAGCAGGAAAAGTACCTGAAGCTAATCGCTCGAGGAAATATTCAGATACTGGGCTGGCAGAATGATGAAACAGTAGAGCGTTATTATTCAGGTGCCCGGGCTTTTATATTTCCCGCCGAAGACGACTTTGGCATTACGATGGTTGAAGCAATGAGTCATGGTATTCCAGTAATTGCCTATGGCAAGGGCGGGGCAATAGAGATAGTTCAAGAGGCAGTTACCGGAGAGTTTTTTCATGCCCAAACGCCGGAAGTTCTGGCTGACGGAGTGAGAAGATTTATGGAGAAGGAAAAAAAATATGATAAGGAAAAGATAAGAAAAAAAGCGGAGGAATTCAGTAAGGAGAAATTTAAGAAAGAGTTCAGGGAGTTTGTAAATCATATAACATATAACGTATAA
- a CDS encoding AAA family ATPase, with protein MNIIGHQKILNLLDRSLKRDSISQAYLFAGPESVGKFTIAQEFAKSAINGTDFISSVSRKRDEKSRPLLDLIIVEPEKEEKRGITKEKEIKIEQIRKARKNLLLFPFQRKYKVLIVDNAHRMNEASQNALLKILEEPNSTSVIILVTHDESRILPTLKSRCQKILFSLVSEEKIKKGLEKKGMLVSNELISLSLGRPGIALTISDKREEFLLRQEALEQLQGLPAQSLNQRLEMAEELSKNIVKTAKKLELWIWITRLQGLKEFQRKEQSGQKNFSRAELIEKSLSVLQQTNANSRLVLENLLINL; from the coding sequence ATGAATATAATTGGCCATCAAAAAATACTAAATTTACTGGATCGAAGCTTAAAGCGGGACAGTATTTCCCAGGCCTATCTTTTTGCCGGCCCAGAGTCAGTAGGGAAATTTACCATTGCCCAGGAATTTGCCAAAAGCGCAATTAACGGAACTGATTTTATCTCATCAGTCAGCCGTAAAAGAGATGAAAAAAGCCGACCCCTTTTAGATTTAATAATCGTGGAACCCGAGAAAGAAGAAAAAAGGGGAATTACAAAGGAAAAGGAAATAAAAATAGAGCAAATACGGAAAGCCCGGAAAAACCTTCTGCTTTTTCCTTTTCAGAGAAAATATAAAGTGTTAATCGTAGACAATGCGCACCGAATGAATGAAGCATCCCAAAACGCGTTGCTGAAAATTTTGGAAGAACCCAACTCCACCTCCGTTATTATTTTAGTCACCCATGATGAATCAAGAATTCTGCCCACGCTTAAATCGAGATGTCAAAAAATATTATTTTCCCTCGTCAGTGAAGAAAAAATAAAAAAAGGTCTTGAGAAAAAAGGAATGCTGGTTAGCAACGAGCTTATTTCCTTGTCTCTCGGTCGTCCCGGAATAGCTCTGACTATCAGCGATAAAAGGGAAGAGTTTCTTTTGAGGCAGGAAGCATTGGAACAGCTCCAGGGCCTTCCGGCGCAAAGCTTAAACCAGCGGCTGGAAATGGCGGAAGAATTGTCAAAAAACATAGTTAAGACGGCAAAAAAATTAGAGCTGTGGATCTGGATAACGCGTTTGCAGGGACTGAAAGAATTTCAGCGGAAGGAGCAATCCGGCCAGAAGAATTTCAGCCGGGCTGAACTAATTGAAAAAAGCCTTTCTGTTCTTCAGCAGACCAATGCCAATAGCCGTCTGGTGCTGGAGAATTTATTAATAAATCTTTGA
- a CDS encoding glycosyltransferase family 39 protein — protein sequence MLKKYSTFIVLAILGWFFAVSLIVFSQESTTMDEQAHIPSAYTYVKYNDMRLNPEHPPLLKDLAGIPLLFLNVKFPTDDPAWMSGVNEQWNLGNKFIHQNNADAITFWSRVPILLVALLLGFFIFRWTKELAGTAAGLFALVLYAFDPNILGHNHYVTTDIGIAAFIFIAFYFFVKFVKNPNWKNTVLAGVFLALAELAKFSGVLLFPVFGIIAITYALAKKKPGFDQRSDSRFRWAKIWEYVGKYMLIIIICFAIIWIVYFYNTFNMPAEKVQDISKAVFSDSGMGIISKSIVIKMSAISFLKPLSEYFLGVFMVFVRVEGGNTYYFLGNVSNHASPAYFPVVFLIKETIPFLLLLLAAAGLAIFQTVKNIFSYPGNILAKIGGTIKFYLQTGVAYYTMLAFIALYVYLSITGNLNIGFRHLFPILPFAYVLVSKKVFDWIKSANSETTKKTFKIILAGLVIWIVLEPLIFFPSYLSYFNQLVGGPKNGYKYVTDSNADWGQDLKRLRNWVSDYNQSHPQDPISKIRIDYFGGSNPGYYFGNAFIPWHSGNNPEAGWYAISAGFLMENISKAKQPGEKSYEWLKSYSPYARAGDSIFIYYIPAK from the coding sequence ATGCTTAAAAAATATTCCACCTTCATTGTTTTGGCAATTCTCGGCTGGTTTTTTGCCGTTTCCCTGATAGTTTTTTCCCAGGAGTCAACAACAATGGATGAACAGGCGCATATTCCCTCAGCTTACACCTACGTGAAATACAACGACATGCGGCTTAACCCCGAACATCCGCCCCTTCTCAAGGATCTGGCCGGCATTCCTTTGCTTTTTCTCAACGTCAAGTTCCCGACTGATGATCCGGCTTGGATGAGCGGTGTCAACGAGCAATGGAATCTAGGAAATAAATTCATCCATCAAAATAACGCTGACGCGATTACTTTTTGGTCGCGGGTTCCGATTTTGCTGGTTGCATTGCTTTTGGGATTTTTCATCTTCCGCTGGACGAAAGAACTGGCCGGAACCGCCGCCGGACTTTTTGCCCTTGTTCTTTACGCTTTTGACCCCAACATTCTGGGCCACAATCATTACGTTACCACGGATATTGGAATCGCTGCTTTTATTTTTATCGCTTTTTACTTCTTCGTAAAATTCGTCAAAAACCCGAACTGGAAAAACACCGTGCTGGCCGGCGTATTCCTGGCTCTGGCGGAACTGGCCAAGTTTTCCGGCGTTCTCCTCTTTCCTGTTTTTGGAATCATTGCAATCACCTACGCGCTGGCGAAAAAGAAGCCGGGTTTCGACCAGAGAAGCGACTCTCGATTCCGCTGGGCAAAAATTTGGGAGTACGTTGGGAAGTATATGCTTATTATTATCATCTGCTTCGCAATAATTTGGATTGTGTACTTTTACAACACCTTTAATATGCCGGCTGAAAAAGTCCAGGATATTTCCAAAGCAGTTTTTTCCGATTCCGGAATGGGAATTATTTCTAAATCCATTGTTATTAAAATGAGCGCTATTTCTTTTCTCAAGCCCTTGAGTGAATATTTTCTGGGCGTCTTTATGGTCTTTGTGCGCGTGGAAGGAGGCAATACTTATTACTTCCTGGGAAATGTTTCCAATCATGCTTCCCCGGCTTACTTCCCCGTAGTATTTCTTATTAAAGAAACAATTCCTTTCCTTCTGCTTCTCCTGGCTGCGGCGGGTTTAGCTATTTTTCAGACCGTAAAAAACATATTTTCCTACCCGGGTAATATATTGGCAAAAATCGGAGGAACAATTAAATTTTATCTGCAAACCGGAGTCGCCTATTACACAATGCTGGCTTTTATCGCTCTCTATGTCTACCTTAGCATTACCGGCAATCTTAATATTGGTTTTCGCCATTTATTTCCCATTCTTCCCTTTGCCTATGTTCTGGTCTCCAAAAAAGTATTTGATTGGATCAAAAGCGCCAACTCCGAAACAACCAAAAAGACCTTCAAAATAATCCTGGCGGGATTGGTAATCTGGATTGTATTGGAACCGTTAATATTCTTTCCCAGCTATCTTTCTTATTTTAACCAACTGGTGGGAGGACCGAAGAATGGATATAAGTACGTCACGGATTCAAACGCTGACTGGGGGCAGGATCTGAAGCGGCTGCGGAATTGGGTCAGCGATTACAATCAATCACATCCGCAAGACCCCATCAGCAAAATCCGCATTGATTACTTCGGCGGATCGAATCCCGGCTATTATTTTGGCAACGCTTTTATCCCCTGGCATTCCGGTAATAATCCCGAAGCAGGATGGTACGCCATCTCCGCCGGTTTCTTGATGGAAAACATCAGCAAGGCAAAACAGCCGGGAGAAAAAAGCTACGAGTGGCTGAAGTCATATTCGCCTTACGCCCGGGCCGGCGACTCAATTTTCATCTATTACATTCCGGCAAAGTAA
- a CDS encoding FtsQ-type POTRA domain-containing protein, which produces MVFWRNRKKDSKKILLRKSTREFPRRSFDDPPRFLKVLYYILLMLFLGVTVYVFFFSSFLQVKSFAIKGIKSLPSEEVLRKITSPLEGNYLGFVPRNNLVLISEEKLKSDLSRQFRRIKSVEIKKSFPDLLAINIEERVSLVLWCSGGPCYLVDEQGYAYNNADLDSPEVTQNNLIRLVDISAQPVNIGERLLSSEYLNFVIAAREALKKELGIELSDEFQTRSRFAEEIQIETSEGWKAYLSSQLPLNQSVRTLKTFLEEEVDSSKRGRLEYVDLRVNNKVYYKMKEEDKSQNVSEDKSEDKKGKSEE; this is translated from the coding sequence ATGGTCTTTTGGAGAAATAGAAAAAAAGATTCAAAAAAAATCCTTCTGCGCAAAAGCACTCGAGAGTTTCCGCGCCGCTCTTTCGATGACCCACCCCGATTTTTAAAAGTGCTTTATTATATTTTGCTGATGCTGTTTTTGGGGGTAACAGTATATGTTTTCTTTTTTTCTTCCTTTCTTCAAGTAAAGTCGTTCGCAATAAAGGGAATAAAAAGTTTGCCTTCCGAGGAAGTCCTGAGAAAAATAACTTCTCCGCTGGAGGGGAATTATCTGGGGTTTGTTCCCAGGAATAATTTGGTCTTGATTTCTGAAGAAAAACTGAAAAGTGATCTCTCGCGCCAGTTTCGAAGGATTAAATCAGTGGAAATCAAAAAGTCCTTTCCCGATCTTTTAGCAATAAACATTGAAGAGAGGGTATCACTAGTTCTCTGGTGCTCGGGAGGCCCCTGCTATCTAGTTGACGAACAGGGATACGCCTATAATAATGCTGACCTCGATTCTCCGGAAGTAACCCAGAATAATTTAATCCGGCTGGTTGATATAAGTGCCCAGCCAGTAAACATCGGCGAACGCTTGCTCAGTAGCGAGTATCTGAATTTTGTGATTGCCGCCAGAGAAGCCCTTAAGAAAGAGTTAGGTATAGAGCTATCCGATGAGTTTCAAACAAGATCGCGTTTTGCGGAAGAAATTCAGATTGAGACATCCGAGGGCTGGAAGGCATATCTTTCCAGTCAGCTGCCTCTTAATCAGTCGGTAAGGACGCTCAAAACCTTTCTGGAGGAAGAAGTTGATTCATCAAAACGCGGCCGCTTGGAATACGTGGATTTGCGGGTGAATAATAAAGTTTATTATAAAATGAAAGAAGAAGATAAAAGTCAAAATGTTTCGGAGGATAAATCAGAGGATAAGAAAGGAAAATCCGAGGAGTGA